The Cherax quadricarinatus isolate ZL_2023a chromosome 53, ASM3850222v1, whole genome shotgun sequence genome includes a region encoding these proteins:
- the LOC128692386 gene encoding uncharacterized protein isoform X1 — MTGYLFSSTVIVLITVSSLQPTESMIFIPTLPTPEGQEVPATPPGRFVLNMQGVTEEDSPGVLTIGTEVPWRLAGPAEGSGSSEAPYGTWRSPVTSSVVMTPRDVVVEPPQVDPVTGYVLWCAELSLEGKKNAVFHFNPETRETVRWTSQVHDVRNTVHEQGGGAFTIYNDTLFFSDGHDGAVYRQEGPGGVPRRLTTSSNRKYADGAYCPQLNGLFYVVEYLSSSSKDPEYGIVMVDADTGAEVVFVSHANFFASPRISQDGQHLIWLQWNYPRMPWDDNKMFVGEIKNKKGNIAITKFFQHGSMMMPSFDQNNELFYVHDSTGWWNLYRVTRRGFEVNLTPESQEVGWPMWKLGRKAYAVNPRVGSNEAVVICGNDLTVVDLLKEKRRIIKTGYTSYSQGVAYSLDGSKVYVVAGDGVRYPGLVEVVVETGETREVSPVSQVQVDAGYLSTARLIQFPTSQGDFAYGYLYMPKNSDYHAPAGSKPPLLVKVHKGPTRAASSVLNMQYQFFTSRGFAVLDVDYRGSTGYGKLYRNKLNEMWGVYDVADVLAGARHLVEEDLVDADMLCIDGVSTAAYTTLSALTIPETLFKAGASFYGVSDPEMLVKNASKVKRNYVETLLGNLDKHKDRYVTRSSLRNHETLEVPTIFFHGTDDEVVPPSQAREMYEMVRNKSIPTALLLFQGEGHGFTRPDTCMKALEAEYCFFAQVFNLTPADLTCDVMIDNLDTWRAES, encoded by the exons ATGACTGGTTATCTCTTCTCTTCCACCGTCATCGTTCTCATCACTGTATCATCACTGCAACCAACGGAATCAATG ATCTTCATTCCAACTTTGCCAACTCCTGAAGGACAGGAGGTCCCTGCCACACCCCCCGGCCGCTTTGTCCTGAATATGCAGGGTGTGACCGAGGAGGACTCCCCTGGTGTGCTGACCATAGGCACGGAGGTGCCCTGGAGACTGGCAGGACCTGCAGAAGGCAGTGGGTCGTCAGAGGCGCCCTATGGCACCTGGAgatcacctgtgaccagcagcgTCGTCATGACGCCCAGGGATGTTGTCGTGGAGCCTCCGCAAGTTGATCCTGTCACAG GCTACGTGTTGTGGTGTGCCGAGCTGAGTTTAGAAGGCAAGAAGAACGCAGTGTTCCACTTCAACCCAG AAACGCGAGAGACGGTACGCTGGACGAGCCAGGTTCACGACGTCAGAAATACCGTGCACGAGCAAGGTGGAGGCGCATTTACCATCTATAACGATACGCTGTTCTTCTCTGATGGCCACGACGGTGCGGTGTACCGTCAGGAGGGACCAGGAGGTGTACCTCGCCGTCTTACCACCAGTAGTAACAGAAAATACGCTGACGGTGCATATTGTccccag tTGAACGGTCTCTTCTATGTTGTGGAGTACCtgagctcttcatccaaggaccCGGAGTATGGCATAGTGATGGTGGATGCTGACACAGGCGCTGAGGTCGTCTTTGTCTCCCACGCTAACTTCTTCGCCTCTCCCAGAATCTCCCAGGATGGTCAGCATCTCATCTGGCTCCAGTGGAACTATCCAAGGATG CCCTGGGACGACAACAAGATGTTTGTTGGCGAAATTAAAAATAAGAAAGGAAATATTGCCATTACCAAGTTCTTTCAACATGGCAG TATGATGATGCCATCATTCGACCAAAATAACGAGCTCTTCTACGTGCACGACTCGACGGGTTGGTGGAACCTGTACCGGGTCACCCGCCGTGGCTTCGAGGTCAACTTGACACCTGAGTCCCAAGAGGTGGGCTGGCCCATGTGGAA ACTCGGACGAAAAGCGTACGCCGTGAACCCTCGTGTGGGATCCAACGAAGCGGTCGTTATCTGCGGCAAC GATCTGACTGTCGTGGACCTGCTAAAAGAGAAGCGGAGAATCATCAAGACTGGTTACACCAGTTACAGTCAGGGTGTGGCTtactccctggacggtagtaag GTGTACGTGGTGGCGGGTGACGGAGTTCGATACCCGGGCCTGGTGGAAGTGGTTGTGGAAACCGGTGAGACAAGGGAGGTGAGTCCTGTGTCTCAGGTTCAGGTCGACGCTGGTTACCTCAGCACAGCCAGGCTCATCCAGTTCCCCACCAGCCAGGGTGACTTTGCTTACGGTTACCTCTACATGCCCAAG aACAGTGACTACCACGCCCCTGCTGGTAGCAAGCCTCCCCTGCTGGTGAAGGTTCACAAGGGTCCCACCAGAGCCGCCTCCAGCGTGCTCAATATGCAATACCAGTTCTTCACCTCCAGAGGTTTCGCCGTCCTCGACGTTGACTACCGTGGCAGTACCGGCTATGGCAAACTCTACAGGAATAAACTGAACGAGAT GTGGGGCGTGTACGACGTTGCCGACGTACTGGCTGGTGCcagacacctggtggaggaggacCTGGTCGATGCTGACATGTTGTGTATCGACGGCGTCTCcactgctgcctacactacactcTCCGCTCTTACCATCCCCGAGACTCTCTTCAAGGCTG GTGCTAGTTTCTACGGTGTGTCTGACCCTGAGATGCTAGTGAAGAATGCTAGCAAGGTTAAAAGGAACTACGTGGAGACTCTCCTAGGTAACCTGGACAAGCACAAGGATcgctatgtcaccaggtcttcctTAAGAAACCACGAGACGCTGGAGGTCCCGACCATCTTCTTTCACGGCACTGATGATGAG GTGGTTCCTCCAAGCCAAGCCAGGGAAATGTACGAGATGGTGAGGAACAAGAGTATACCCACCGCCCTTCTCCTCTTCCAAG GTGAGGGTCACGGATTTACAAGACCTGACACCTGCATGAAAGCTCTGGAGGCTGAGTACTGCTTCTTCGCCCAGGTGTTCAACCTCACACCTGCTGACCTTACATGTGAC GTAATGATAGACAACCTGGACACGTGGAGGGCCGAGTCTTGA
- the LOC128692386 gene encoding uncharacterized peptidase YuxL isoform X2 yields MTGYLFSSTVIVLITVSSLQPTESMIFIPTLPTPEGQEVPATPPGRFVLNMQGVTEEDSPGVLTIGTEVPWRLAGPAEGSGSSEAPYGTWRSPVTSSVVMTPRDVVVEPPQVDPVTGYVLWCAELSLEGKKNAVFHFNPETRETVRWTSQVHDVRNTVHEQGGGAFTIYNDTLFFSDGHDGAVYRQEGPGGVPRRLTTSSNRKYADGAYCPQLNGLFYVVEYLSSSSKDPEYGIVMVDADTGAEVVFVSHANFFASPRISQDGQHLIWLQWNYPRMDLTVVDLLKEKRRIIKTGYTSYSQGVAYSLDGSKVYVVAGDGVRYPGLVEVVVETGETREVSPVSQVQVDAGYLSTARLIQFPTSQGDFAYGYLYMPKNSDYHAPAGSKPPLLVKVHKGPTRAASSVLNMQYQFFTSRGFAVLDVDYRGSTGYGKLYRNKLNEMWGVYDVADVLAGARHLVEEDLVDADMLCIDGVSTAAYTTLSALTIPETLFKAGASFYGVSDPEMLVKNASKVKRNYVETLLGNLDKHKDRYVTRSSLRNHETLEVPTIFFHGTDDEVVPPSQAREMYEMVRNKSIPTALLLFQGEGHGFTRPDTCMKALEAEYCFFAQVFNLTPADLTCDVMIDNLDTWRAES; encoded by the exons ATGACTGGTTATCTCTTCTCTTCCACCGTCATCGTTCTCATCACTGTATCATCACTGCAACCAACGGAATCAATG ATCTTCATTCCAACTTTGCCAACTCCTGAAGGACAGGAGGTCCCTGCCACACCCCCCGGCCGCTTTGTCCTGAATATGCAGGGTGTGACCGAGGAGGACTCCCCTGGTGTGCTGACCATAGGCACGGAGGTGCCCTGGAGACTGGCAGGACCTGCAGAAGGCAGTGGGTCGTCAGAGGCGCCCTATGGCACCTGGAgatcacctgtgaccagcagcgTCGTCATGACGCCCAGGGATGTTGTCGTGGAGCCTCCGCAAGTTGATCCTGTCACAG GCTACGTGTTGTGGTGTGCCGAGCTGAGTTTAGAAGGCAAGAAGAACGCAGTGTTCCACTTCAACCCAG AAACGCGAGAGACGGTACGCTGGACGAGCCAGGTTCACGACGTCAGAAATACCGTGCACGAGCAAGGTGGAGGCGCATTTACCATCTATAACGATACGCTGTTCTTCTCTGATGGCCACGACGGTGCGGTGTACCGTCAGGAGGGACCAGGAGGTGTACCTCGCCGTCTTACCACCAGTAGTAACAGAAAATACGCTGACGGTGCATATTGTccccag tTGAACGGTCTCTTCTATGTTGTGGAGTACCtgagctcttcatccaaggaccCGGAGTATGGCATAGTGATGGTGGATGCTGACACAGGCGCTGAGGTCGTCTTTGTCTCCCACGCTAACTTCTTCGCCTCTCCCAGAATCTCCCAGGATGGTCAGCATCTCATCTGGCTCCAGTGGAACTATCCAAGGATG GATCTGACTGTCGTGGACCTGCTAAAAGAGAAGCGGAGAATCATCAAGACTGGTTACACCAGTTACAGTCAGGGTGTGGCTtactccctggacggtagtaag GTGTACGTGGTGGCGGGTGACGGAGTTCGATACCCGGGCCTGGTGGAAGTGGTTGTGGAAACCGGTGAGACAAGGGAGGTGAGTCCTGTGTCTCAGGTTCAGGTCGACGCTGGTTACCTCAGCACAGCCAGGCTCATCCAGTTCCCCACCAGCCAGGGTGACTTTGCTTACGGTTACCTCTACATGCCCAAG aACAGTGACTACCACGCCCCTGCTGGTAGCAAGCCTCCCCTGCTGGTGAAGGTTCACAAGGGTCCCACCAGAGCCGCCTCCAGCGTGCTCAATATGCAATACCAGTTCTTCACCTCCAGAGGTTTCGCCGTCCTCGACGTTGACTACCGTGGCAGTACCGGCTATGGCAAACTCTACAGGAATAAACTGAACGAGAT GTGGGGCGTGTACGACGTTGCCGACGTACTGGCTGGTGCcagacacctggtggaggaggacCTGGTCGATGCTGACATGTTGTGTATCGACGGCGTCTCcactgctgcctacactacactcTCCGCTCTTACCATCCCCGAGACTCTCTTCAAGGCTG GTGCTAGTTTCTACGGTGTGTCTGACCCTGAGATGCTAGTGAAGAATGCTAGCAAGGTTAAAAGGAACTACGTGGAGACTCTCCTAGGTAACCTGGACAAGCACAAGGATcgctatgtcaccaggtcttcctTAAGAAACCACGAGACGCTGGAGGTCCCGACCATCTTCTTTCACGGCACTGATGATGAG GTGGTTCCTCCAAGCCAAGCCAGGGAAATGTACGAGATGGTGAGGAACAAGAGTATACCCACCGCCCTTCTCCTCTTCCAAG GTGAGGGTCACGGATTTACAAGACCTGACACCTGCATGAAAGCTCTGGAGGCTGAGTACTGCTTCTTCGCCCAGGTGTTCAACCTCACACCTGCTGACCTTACATGTGAC GTAATGATAGACAACCTGGACACGTGGAGGGCCGAGTCTTGA